A single genomic interval of Bradysia coprophila strain Holo2 chromosome X unlocalized genomic scaffold, BU_Bcop_v1 contig_79, whole genome shotgun sequence harbors:
- the LOC119070344 gene encoding katanin p80 WD40 repeat-containing subunit B1: MALPRKLASKIYEIEAHAQKVRCLDLGETGRVLVTGGQDRNVNLWAFGNDKRFMSLSEHNGAIDCVKFAYNDNYVYSADEHGIIKRWDLNGQTGSSTFFGHMKSVRTLDFHPYGEYVVSGSNDTTVRLWDVRKDNQCIYKYRGHIANINSVKFSPDGSWIASAGTEGSVIIWDIRTQQRIIEFQEHASPVTCIQFHPFEFLLAAGRNDGSVDLYDLESRKLVSRSDTKNSFSSSTVKCITFSENGQCLFVGTADGISVIGWEPDRQFDNIESAWSMLGDIQVFKNKLFCGSYENQKVEIHAINLDDIIPFYNPLNKPFNPQQSSRKSFSRGNSKHRVSIGKTVRSTQDTINENSSEPPSLDDLSANSIYQTPPSPLPHGFSFGEYASTRESYLFDSLPNDNYKYNEFDNPTSTPTSAEPDMFIDNYDMSDLDYYPMRSSPGSSNVVEPEREDFPVNSAQPPDYAPKMDITSLTKQSSKFRQPMSRRNSPPNHPIRTTVQRKLSGVSSISTTDLHRIDEPSSMRPMGRAMSPVRNFMARQKKNINNNNHKNEINSRESSHLSRNSKLTVQIHTPPMKQAPARSKTAFDLRSSLPVSPLTQRTSNFHGHSMTDESSEFHLLNTGHDRVYQELQNRYVALESIRKSMRNQDINIMGALKQSIKTNDRSVLVDLLGAVIEKAGTWNLDMCLILLPEIYEMLQSADSKFHTTRACDTLRVILLHFLPVIQANIDSYAPTRALGVDIPREERQNKCLECRDWLLRIKSLPENRHIGSSLLALQNLIVDI; this comes from the exons ATGGCCTTACCAAGGAAGTTAGCTTCAAAAATAT ATGAAATAGAAGCCCACGCACAGAAAGTGAGATGCTTGGATTTGGGAGAGACTGGACGGGTTTTAGTAACAGGTGGACAAGATCGGAATGTTAATTTGTGGGCATTCGGAAATGACAAACGTTTTATG TCTTTATCCGAACATAATGGGGCAATTGATTGCGTAAAGTTTGCCTACAATGACAACTATGTCTATTCGGCCGACGAACATGGTATCATAAAACGATGGGATTTGAACGGTCAAACCGGTTCGTCAACGTTTTTTGGTCATATGAAAAGTGTCCGAACGCTAGACTTTCATCCGTACGGTGAATATGTGGTGTCTGGCAGTAATGACACAACCGTTAGATTATGGGATGTGCGCAAGGACAATCAATGCATATACAAATACCGCGGTCACATTGCCAACATAAattccgtcaaattttcgCCAGACGGCTCGTGGATAGCATCGGCTGGAACTGAAG GATCCGTTATCATATGGGACATACGAACCCAACAGCGAATTATTGAATTCCAAGAGCACGCGTCGCCCGTAACATGCATTCAATTTCATCCGTTCGAATTTCTTCTGGCCGCTGGTCGAAATGATGGTTCCGTGGATTTATATGACTTGGAGAGTAGAAAACTGGTGTCCCGTTCCGACACAAAAAACTCATTCTCATCCAGTACAGTGAAATGTATAACATTTAG TGAAAATGGTCAGTGTCTGTTCGTTGGAACAGCGGATGGTATATCCGTTATAGGCTGGGAGCCAGATAGACAGTTCGACAATATCGAATCGGCTTGGAGTATGCTTGGCGACATTCAAgtcttcaaaaataaattg ttttgCGGCtcgtacgaaaatcaaaaagttgaAATCCATGCCATCAACTTGGACGACataattccattttacaatCCGCTCAACAAACCGTTCAATCCACAGCAAAGTTCACGGAAAAGTTTCTCTCGCGGTAATTCCAAGCATCGTGTGTCCATCGGAAAGACTGTACGCTCAACACAAGACACGATAAACGAAAATAGCTCCGAACCGCCTAGCCTCGACGATCTGTCGGCAAATTCGATCTATCAAACCCCGCCCAGTCCACTGCCACACGGCTTTTCGTTTGGTGAATATGCTTCGACGCGAGAAAGTTATTTGTTCGACAGTCTTCCGAATGATAATTACAAATACAACGAATTCGACAATCCAACGTCAACACCAACGTCCGCCGAACCAGACATGTTTATCGATAACTATGACATGAGCGATTTGGATTATTACCCGATGCGTAGCAGTCCCGGTTCTTCCAATGTTGTCGAACCCGAACGCGAAGATTTCCCAGTAAATAGTGCTCAACCGCCAGATTATGCACCCAAAATGGACATAACTAGTTTAAcgaaacaatcgtccaaattTCGCCAGCCAATGTCCCGTCGAAATAGTCCACCAAATCACCCAATTCGTACAACGGTGCAACGAAAATTGTCGGGTGTATCGTCGATAAGTACGACCGATCTACATCGAATCGATGAACCGTCGTCCATGCGACCAATGGGTCGGGCTATGTCGCCGGTGAGGAATTTCATGGCTCGACAGAAGAAGAacattaacaacaacaaccacaaaaatgaaataaacagTCGAGAGAGCAGTCATTTAAGTAGAAACAGCAAATTAACTGTCCAAATACACACACCGCCAATGAAACAAGCACCAGCCAGATCGAAAACAGCTTTCGATTTGCGATCGTCACTACCAGTATCCCCGTTGACTCAG AGGACTTCCAACTTCCATGGACATTCAATGACCGACGAAAGTTCCGAATTTCATTTACTAAACACTGGCCACGACAGGGTGTATCAAGAGCTGCAAAATCGATATGTTGCTTTGGAATCGATTCGAAAATCTATGAG AAATCAAGATATTAATATTATGGGTGCCTTAAAACAATCAATCAAAACGAATGATAGATCTGTGCTGGTTGATCTACTGGGCGCTGTCATTGAGAAAGc CGGAACTTGGAATCTTGACATGTGCCTCATACTACTTCCAGAAATATACGAAATGCTGCAGAGTGCTGACAGTAAATT cCACACAACACGAGCATGTGACACATTGCGCGTTATCCTATTACACTTCTTGCCAGTGATTCAAGCGAACATCGATAGCTATGCACCAACTCGAGCGTTAGGCGTTGATATACCGCGCGAGGAACGGCAAAATAAATGCCTTGAATGTCGTGACTGGCTATTACGCATCAAATCATTACCGGAAAATCGACACATCGGATCGAGCCTATTAGCGCTACAGAATTTAATTGTGGATATTTGA